One Myxococcota bacterium DNA segment encodes these proteins:
- the rimO gene encoding 30S ribosomal protein S12 methylthiotransferase RimO, which produces MSQLHFISLGCPKNRVDAEHMLGLALSEGHQLVDSPEKSDTIIVNTCSFIGEAKKESIDAILEMAEIKKKYGQKLVVTGCLAQRYAGELEKEMPEVDHFLGTADFTQISSALQKPAAGNTSLVQIKRNLVSHELQYLANYDLPRVNSMPKYTAYLKISEGCDNACAFCIIPKLRGKQRSRTVEDLVKEAHRLAEQGVVEISLIAQDLTAYGHDLPGRPKLAELLTALRAVDGIKWVRCMYAYPRSLSTDLMEALASGGNILPYLDIPVQHGSDKILRRMRRGKDQGKLTELLLKLREAVPNLVLRSTVMVGFPGEDEEDFQKLMDFAEAIKFERLGVFKYSDEEGTAAYDLDSRVPAKIKQARYDKLMRLQRKIHKAKLKSMIGQEYEAIVEGPSDEHPLLVKGRLWSQAPDIDGVTYLSSERSLTPGEIVRVRIESAHDYDLSAEVI; this is translated from the coding sequence GTGAGTCAATTACATTTTATATCATTGGGTTGTCCCAAGAATCGGGTAGATGCTGAGCATATGTTGGGTCTGGCTTTAAGCGAAGGCCATCAGTTGGTTGATAGCCCTGAGAAATCCGACACCATTATTGTGAATACGTGCTCTTTTATTGGCGAAGCTAAGAAAGAGTCCATCGATGCCATCTTAGAAATGGCTGAGATTAAGAAAAAGTATGGTCAAAAATTGGTCGTTACCGGCTGTTTAGCTCAGCGCTATGCGGGCGAGCTTGAAAAAGAGATGCCTGAAGTGGACCACTTTTTGGGCACGGCTGACTTTACGCAAATTAGCAGCGCACTGCAAAAGCCGGCTGCTGGCAATACTTCTTTGGTGCAAATTAAGCGCAACTTAGTCAGCCATGAGCTTCAATACCTAGCTAATTACGATCTGCCTCGCGTCAATTCGATGCCGAAATATACGGCTTATCTAAAGATTTCTGAAGGTTGCGACAACGCGTGCGCGTTTTGCATTATCCCTAAATTGCGTGGCAAGCAACGTAGCCGGACGGTTGAGGATTTGGTTAAAGAAGCCCACAGGCTGGCTGAACAAGGGGTGGTGGAAATCAGCTTAATCGCTCAGGATCTAACCGCTTACGGTCATGATTTGCCTGGCAGGCCGAAACTTGCAGAGCTGCTCACGGCTTTGCGCGCGGTAGATGGCATCAAGTGGGTGCGTTGCATGTATGCTTACCCGCGCAGCTTGAGCACGGATTTGATGGAAGCTCTCGCGTCCGGTGGCAACATTCTGCCTTATTTGGACATTCCGGTGCAGCACGGCTCGGATAAAATCTTAAGACGCATGCGCCGCGGCAAAGACCAAGGCAAGCTGACGGAACTTTTGCTGAAGCTTCGCGAAGCGGTGCCGAACTTGGTATTACGCTCGACCGTCATGGTCGGCTTTCCTGGCGAAGACGAAGAAGATTTCCAGAAATTGATGGATTTCGCCGAAGCGATCAAGTTCGAGCGCTTGGGTGTGTTTAAATACTCCGATGAAGAAGGCACAGCCGCCTACGATCTGGATAGCCGCGTCCCTGCAAAGATAAAGCAAGCCCGCTATGACAAGTTAATGCGTTTGCAACGCAAGATTCATAAGGCCAAGCTTAAGTCGATGATCGGTCAGGAGTATGAGGCGATTGTTGAAGGTCCCTCTGATGAACACCCGTTGTTGGTCAAAGGCCGGCTTTGGTCGCAAGCGCCGGATATCGATGGTGTGACTTATCTGTCTTCTGAAAGATCATTAACACCCGGCGAAATCGTCCGCGTTCGCATAGAAAGCGCGCACGATTATGACTTGTCAGCAGAAGTTATTTAA